A single Pagrus major chromosome 19, Pma_NU_1.0 DNA region contains:
- the tmem108 gene encoding uncharacterized protein tmem108 isoform X1: protein MQGAQRMNPNDFENHEHCGGGAGSHDTMKTSLQVLRCQLLSVLAFLALSVGLVSSAQELYLSQTSQDPVHMAAAHSSPLSAPVPLHSDWHQEGSSSGEWSPKGGTQPSDIILPTAALHPFALLPPIHDTNAVTPNTVSTESHVNRPQEPSSDIVNQGHMHKLVRVPQVHNPITVSTNQASSSSTAVPNIDVDSSARGAPNPLALLSSSGSDRGDTLAAHHVEPQKLSVEESTDPSWQDVPDLKQSSLSSLSKDADPALGLKLREHAHHTITLREVHGANEPPTQELVVETTVASVAPVVSPPENLTSTVATQALSTELNTQDPTIIPSNHTAPNETTTEEVVQGNGTDNAPHGHWLGNVTAYGGLISNSSSADEASAQGNGSEPLSTANGNFLNRQVPATTQDPWTPGNSSGPTVDSPPSRMTICLSRMDIVWIVLAISVPVSSCSVLLTVCCMRRKKKSSSQENNLSYWNNAITMDYFSRHAVELPREIHTLESEEHDTCLPPNGDYSGSSVVLVNPFCQETLFINRDKASAI, encoded by the exons AGAACCATGAGCACTGTGGAGGAGGAGCCGGATCACATGATACCATGAAGACAAGCCTGCAGGTCCTGCGCTGCCAGCTGCTGA gtGTTCTAGCATTCCTAGCACTGTCAGTAGGACTGGTGTCATCAGCACAGGAGCTGTATCTCAGCCAGACATCCCAGGATCCTGTCCACATGGCAGCCGCCCACAGCAGCCCCCTGTCAGCCCCCGTACCTCTCCACTCGGACTGGCATCAGGAAGGCTCCAGTAGCGGGGAATGGTCACCCAAAGGAGGCACTCAGCCCTCAGACATTATCCTCCCTACTGCCGCCCTCCACCCTTTTGCCTTGCTTCCTCCCATTCATGACACAAATGCTGTCACCCCGAACACTGTGAGCACTGAAAGTCATGTGAATCGGCCCCAGGAGCCGAGCTCTGATATTGTAAACCAAGGCCACATGCACAAATTGGTCAGGGTACCTCAAGTCCATAACCCAATTACTGTCAGCACTAACcaggccagcagcagcagcacagcggTCCCAAATATAGACGTGGACTCTTCTGCCAGAGGCGCTCCAAACCCCCTGGCTCTTCTGTCCAGCTCTGGATCAGACAGAGGAGATACACTCGCTGCACACCACGTGGAGCCTCAGAAGTTGTCTGTGGAGGAATCCACTGACCCCAGCTGGCAGGACGTTCCAGATCTCAAGCAGTCCTCCCTTTCTTCTTTGTCAAAGGATGCTGACCCCGCACTAGGCCTGAAACTCAGGGAGCATGCACACCACACCATCACTCTGAGGGAGGTGCATGGAGCGAACGAGCCCCCCACTCAAGAACTGGTGGTAGAGACAACGGTTGCATCTGTCGCTCCAGTCGTGAGCCCGCCAGAGAATCTAACTTCCACTGTGGCCACTCAAGCCCTGTCCACTGAGCTCAACACACAGGATCCAACAATCATCCCAAGCAACCACACTGCACCCAACGAGACCACCACTGAGGAGGTTGTCCAAGGTAACGGCACAGACAATGCCCCTCACGGACACTGGTTGGGAAATGTAACTGCATATGGTGGGCTGATCTCCAACAGCAGCTCAGCCGACGAGGCGTCTGCTCAGGGGAACGGCTCGGAGCCCCTCTCCACAGCCAACGGGAACTTCCTGAACAGGCAGGTGCCTGCCACTACCCAGGACCCCTGGACGCCTGGCAACAGCTCAGGCCCCACTGTCGACTCCCCGCCATCCCGCATGACCATCTGCTTGAGCAGGATGGACATTGTCTGGATCGTGCTGGCCATCAGTGTGCCTGTGTCGTCATGTT CTGTGCTTTTGACGGTGTGCTgtatgaggaggaagaagaagtcgTCAAGTCAGGAGAACAACCTCAGCTACTGGAACAACGCCATCACCATGGACTACTTCAGCAGGCACGCTGTGGAGCTGCCCAGAGAGATACACACTCTGGAGAGTGAG GAGCATGACACCTGTCTACCGCCTAATGGAGACTACAGTGGCAGCAGCGTGGTCCTGGTTAACCCTTTCTGCCAGGAGACCCTCTTCATCAACAGAGACAAAGCGTCTGCCATCTAG
- the tmem108 gene encoding uncharacterized protein tmem108 isoform X2, with amino-acid sequence MKTSLQVLRCQLLSVLAFLALSVGLVSSAQELYLSQTSQDPVHMAAAHSSPLSAPVPLHSDWHQEGSSSGEWSPKGGTQPSDIILPTAALHPFALLPPIHDTNAVTPNTVSTESHVNRPQEPSSDIVNQGHMHKLVRVPQVHNPITVSTNQASSSSTAVPNIDVDSSARGAPNPLALLSSSGSDRGDTLAAHHVEPQKLSVEESTDPSWQDVPDLKQSSLSSLSKDADPALGLKLREHAHHTITLREVHGANEPPTQELVVETTVASVAPVVSPPENLTSTVATQALSTELNTQDPTIIPSNHTAPNETTTEEVVQGNGTDNAPHGHWLGNVTAYGGLISNSSSADEASAQGNGSEPLSTANGNFLNRQVPATTQDPWTPGNSSGPTVDSPPSRMTICLSRMDIVWIVLAISVPVSSCSVLLTVCCMRRKKKSSSQENNLSYWNNAITMDYFSRHAVELPREIHTLESEEHDTCLPPNGDYSGSSVVLVNPFCQETLFINRDKASAI; translated from the exons ATGAAGACAAGCCTGCAGGTCCTGCGCTGCCAGCTGCTGA gtGTTCTAGCATTCCTAGCACTGTCAGTAGGACTGGTGTCATCAGCACAGGAGCTGTATCTCAGCCAGACATCCCAGGATCCTGTCCACATGGCAGCCGCCCACAGCAGCCCCCTGTCAGCCCCCGTACCTCTCCACTCGGACTGGCATCAGGAAGGCTCCAGTAGCGGGGAATGGTCACCCAAAGGAGGCACTCAGCCCTCAGACATTATCCTCCCTACTGCCGCCCTCCACCCTTTTGCCTTGCTTCCTCCCATTCATGACACAAATGCTGTCACCCCGAACACTGTGAGCACTGAAAGTCATGTGAATCGGCCCCAGGAGCCGAGCTCTGATATTGTAAACCAAGGCCACATGCACAAATTGGTCAGGGTACCTCAAGTCCATAACCCAATTACTGTCAGCACTAACcaggccagcagcagcagcacagcggTCCCAAATATAGACGTGGACTCTTCTGCCAGAGGCGCTCCAAACCCCCTGGCTCTTCTGTCCAGCTCTGGATCAGACAGAGGAGATACACTCGCTGCACACCACGTGGAGCCTCAGAAGTTGTCTGTGGAGGAATCCACTGACCCCAGCTGGCAGGACGTTCCAGATCTCAAGCAGTCCTCCCTTTCTTCTTTGTCAAAGGATGCTGACCCCGCACTAGGCCTGAAACTCAGGGAGCATGCACACCACACCATCACTCTGAGGGAGGTGCATGGAGCGAACGAGCCCCCCACTCAAGAACTGGTGGTAGAGACAACGGTTGCATCTGTCGCTCCAGTCGTGAGCCCGCCAGAGAATCTAACTTCCACTGTGGCCACTCAAGCCCTGTCCACTGAGCTCAACACACAGGATCCAACAATCATCCCAAGCAACCACACTGCACCCAACGAGACCACCACTGAGGAGGTTGTCCAAGGTAACGGCACAGACAATGCCCCTCACGGACACTGGTTGGGAAATGTAACTGCATATGGTGGGCTGATCTCCAACAGCAGCTCAGCCGACGAGGCGTCTGCTCAGGGGAACGGCTCGGAGCCCCTCTCCACAGCCAACGGGAACTTCCTGAACAGGCAGGTGCCTGCCACTACCCAGGACCCCTGGACGCCTGGCAACAGCTCAGGCCCCACTGTCGACTCCCCGCCATCCCGCATGACCATCTGCTTGAGCAGGATGGACATTGTCTGGATCGTGCTGGCCATCAGTGTGCCTGTGTCGTCATGTT CTGTGCTTTTGACGGTGTGCTgtatgaggaggaagaagaagtcgTCAAGTCAGGAGAACAACCTCAGCTACTGGAACAACGCCATCACCATGGACTACTTCAGCAGGCACGCTGTGGAGCTGCCCAGAGAGATACACACTCTGGAGAGTGAG GAGCATGACACCTGTCTACCGCCTAATGGAGACTACAGTGGCAGCAGCGTGGTCCTGGTTAACCCTTTCTGCCAGGAGACCCTCTTCATCAACAGAGACAAAGCGTCTGCCATCTAG
- the cdv3 gene encoding protein CDV3 homolog isoform X1, giving the protein MADVPPEKSLDDFFAKRDKKKKKEKGKGKESAAGPTSAVVKKTKREKEKSAKNENQDTQIEKEDEEWKEFEQKEVDYSGLRLQALQISDEKEEEEYEKEEVGEDGEIILVSGDKVSGPWNKSGAAPPPAAAAAPVAEEEEVPESKPAGVYRPPGARLTTTKRVHTQGPPEIFSDAQFPSLLATAKHVETRKDREMEKTFEVVKHRNRGREESSGTSMQQLQLDNQYAILGDK; this is encoded by the exons ATGGCGGATGTACCACCAGAGAAGAGCCTGGACGATTTCTTTGCCAAGCGggataaaaagaagaagaaagagaaaggaaagggCAAGGAGTCCGCCGCCGGGCCCACGTCGGCTGTGGTGAAGAAGAcgaagagggagaaggaaaagTCGGCGAAAAACGAGAATCAAGACACGCAGATTGAAAAG GAGGACGAGGAATGGAAAGAGTTTGAGCAGAAAGAAGTGGACTACAGCGGGCTTCGTCTCCAAGCTTTACAGATAAG TGacgagaaagaggaagaggagtatGAGAAGGAGGAGGTTGGTGAGGATGGAGAGATCATTCTGGTCAGCGGAGACAAAGTGTCCGGTCCCTGGAACAAGTCTGGAGCTGCTccgcctcctgctgctgctgctgcacctgtgg cagaggaggaagaggtgccTGAATCGAAGCCTGCTGGGGTATATCGCCCTCCAGGGGCTCGGCTGACCACCACCAAACGAGTGCACACCCAGGGGCCTCCTGAGATCTTCAGTGATGCACAGTTCCCATCTCTACTGGCCACCGCCAAGCACGTGGAGACACGCAA ggacagagaaatggagaagaCCTTTGAGGTTGTGAAACACAGGAACcgtggcagagaggagagcagtgGCACTTCTATGCAGCAGTTGCAGCTTGATAACCAGTACGCCATCCTTGGGGATAAGTAG
- the cdv3 gene encoding protein CDV3 homolog isoform X2 — translation MADVPPEKSLDDFFAKRDKKKKKEKGKGKESAAGPTSAVVKKTKREKEKSAKNENQDTQIEKDEEWKEFEQKEVDYSGLRLQALQISDEKEEEEYEKEEVGEDGEIILVSGDKVSGPWNKSGAAPPPAAAAAPVAEEEEVPESKPAGVYRPPGARLTTTKRVHTQGPPEIFSDAQFPSLLATAKHVETRKDREMEKTFEVVKHRNRGREESSGTSMQQLQLDNQYAILGDK, via the exons ATGGCGGATGTACCACCAGAGAAGAGCCTGGACGATTTCTTTGCCAAGCGggataaaaagaagaagaaagagaaaggaaagggCAAGGAGTCCGCCGCCGGGCCCACGTCGGCTGTGGTGAAGAAGAcgaagagggagaaggaaaagTCGGCGAAAAACGAGAATCAAGACACGCAGATTGAAAAG GACGAGGAATGGAAAGAGTTTGAGCAGAAAGAAGTGGACTACAGCGGGCTTCGTCTCCAAGCTTTACAGATAAG TGacgagaaagaggaagaggagtatGAGAAGGAGGAGGTTGGTGAGGATGGAGAGATCATTCTGGTCAGCGGAGACAAAGTGTCCGGTCCCTGGAACAAGTCTGGAGCTGCTccgcctcctgctgctgctgctgcacctgtgg cagaggaggaagaggtgccTGAATCGAAGCCTGCTGGGGTATATCGCCCTCCAGGGGCTCGGCTGACCACCACCAAACGAGTGCACACCCAGGGGCCTCCTGAGATCTTCAGTGATGCACAGTTCCCATCTCTACTGGCCACCGCCAAGCACGTGGAGACACGCAA ggacagagaaatggagaagaCCTTTGAGGTTGTGAAACACAGGAACcgtggcagagaggagagcagtgGCACTTCTATGCAGCAGTTGCAGCTTGATAACCAGTACGCCATCCTTGGGGATAAGTAG
- the cdv3 gene encoding protein CDV3 homolog isoform X3, which translates to MADVPPEKSLDDFFAKRDKKKKKEKGKGKESAAGPTSAVVKKTKREKEKSAKNENQDTQIEKEDEEWKEFEQKEVDYSGLRLQALQISDEKEEEEYEKEEVGEDGEIILVSGDKVSGPWNKSGAAPPPAAAAAPVEEEEVPESKPAGVYRPPGARLTTTKRVHTQGPPEIFSDAQFPSLLATAKHVETRKDREMEKTFEVVKHRNRGREESSGTSMQQLQLDNQYAILGDK; encoded by the exons ATGGCGGATGTACCACCAGAGAAGAGCCTGGACGATTTCTTTGCCAAGCGggataaaaagaagaagaaagagaaaggaaagggCAAGGAGTCCGCCGCCGGGCCCACGTCGGCTGTGGTGAAGAAGAcgaagagggagaaggaaaagTCGGCGAAAAACGAGAATCAAGACACGCAGATTGAAAAG GAGGACGAGGAATGGAAAGAGTTTGAGCAGAAAGAAGTGGACTACAGCGGGCTTCGTCTCCAAGCTTTACAGATAAG TGacgagaaagaggaagaggagtatGAGAAGGAGGAGGTTGGTGAGGATGGAGAGATCATTCTGGTCAGCGGAGACAAAGTGTCCGGTCCCTGGAACAAGTCTGGAGCTGCTccgcctcctgctgctgctgctgcacctgtgg aggaggaagaggtgccTGAATCGAAGCCTGCTGGGGTATATCGCCCTCCAGGGGCTCGGCTGACCACCACCAAACGAGTGCACACCCAGGGGCCTCCTGAGATCTTCAGTGATGCACAGTTCCCATCTCTACTGGCCACCGCCAAGCACGTGGAGACACGCAA ggacagagaaatggagaagaCCTTTGAGGTTGTGAAACACAGGAACcgtggcagagaggagagcagtgGCACTTCTATGCAGCAGTTGCAGCTTGATAACCAGTACGCCATCCTTGGGGATAAGTAG
- the cdv3 gene encoding protein CDV3 homolog isoform X4, with the protein MADVPPEKSLDDFFAKRDKKKKKEKGKGKESAAGPTSAVVKKTKREKEKSAKNENQDTQIEKDEEWKEFEQKEVDYSGLRLQALQISDEKEEEEYEKEEVGEDGEIILVSGDKVSGPWNKSGAAPPPAAAAAPVEEEEVPESKPAGVYRPPGARLTTTKRVHTQGPPEIFSDAQFPSLLATAKHVETRKDREMEKTFEVVKHRNRGREESSGTSMQQLQLDNQYAILGDK; encoded by the exons ATGGCGGATGTACCACCAGAGAAGAGCCTGGACGATTTCTTTGCCAAGCGggataaaaagaagaagaaagagaaaggaaagggCAAGGAGTCCGCCGCCGGGCCCACGTCGGCTGTGGTGAAGAAGAcgaagagggagaaggaaaagTCGGCGAAAAACGAGAATCAAGACACGCAGATTGAAAAG GACGAGGAATGGAAAGAGTTTGAGCAGAAAGAAGTGGACTACAGCGGGCTTCGTCTCCAAGCTTTACAGATAAG TGacgagaaagaggaagaggagtatGAGAAGGAGGAGGTTGGTGAGGATGGAGAGATCATTCTGGTCAGCGGAGACAAAGTGTCCGGTCCCTGGAACAAGTCTGGAGCTGCTccgcctcctgctgctgctgctgcacctgtgg aggaggaagaggtgccTGAATCGAAGCCTGCTGGGGTATATCGCCCTCCAGGGGCTCGGCTGACCACCACCAAACGAGTGCACACCCAGGGGCCTCCTGAGATCTTCAGTGATGCACAGTTCCCATCTCTACTGGCCACCGCCAAGCACGTGGAGACACGCAA ggacagagaaatggagaagaCCTTTGAGGTTGTGAAACACAGGAACcgtggcagagaggagagcagtgGCACTTCTATGCAGCAGTTGCAGCTTGATAACCAGTACGCCATCCTTGGGGATAAGTAG
- the LOC141014617 gene encoding uncharacterized protein isoform X1: MRGLMLLLFAGFTLTTSNPSPTPTTLWLLGSRRPMNGTTGFNSTPNTTNNETMHAELNPEKVERNPEWDDGIRVAIKNTLGFRPPANGEDTELPQADAAPAPTQKSNPMSVWTPLENGAGLRPPKTDGNVEQEQQK, from the exons ATGAGAGGACTCATGCTGCTCCTGTTTGCCGGATTTACTCTAACAACCTCAAATCCTTCACCTACACCTACAACATTG TGGTTACTGGGAAGTAGAAGACCAATGAATGGTACGACTGGGTTTAACTCAACACCCAACACGACAAACAACGAAACAATG CATGCAGAGTTGAATCCAGAAAAGGTGGAGAGAAATCCG GAATGGGATGATGGCATTCGGGTGGCGATTAAAAATACCCTTGGGTTCAGACCACCTGCGAATGGAGAGGACACCGAG ctgcCTCAGGCAGATGCAGCGCCGGCTCCAACTCAGAAGTCAAACCCAATG tcTGTCTGGACCCCGTTGGAAAATGGGGCTGGTCTTCGTCCTCCAAAAACTGACGGTAATGTGGAACAG GAACagcaaaaatga
- the LOC141014617 gene encoding uncharacterized protein isoform X2 — MRGLILLGLMGFILTASAYDMWLLGSRRPMNGTTGFNSTPNTTNNETMHAELNPEKVERNPEWDDGIRVAIKNTLGFRPPANGEDTELPQADAAPAPTQKSNPMSVWTPLENGAGLRPPKTDGNVEQEQQK; from the exons ATGAGGGGGCTCATATTACTCGGTTTGATGGGATTCATTCTCACAGCATCTGCTTACGACATG TGGTTACTGGGAAGTAGAAGACCAATGAATGGTACGACTGGGTTTAACTCAACACCCAACACGACAAACAACGAAACAATG CATGCAGAGTTGAATCCAGAAAAGGTGGAGAGAAATCCG GAATGGGATGATGGCATTCGGGTGGCGATTAAAAATACCCTTGGGTTCAGACCACCTGCGAATGGAGAGGACACCGAG ctgcCTCAGGCAGATGCAGCGCCGGCTCCAACTCAGAAGTCAAACCCAATG tcTGTCTGGACCCCGTTGGAAAATGGGGCTGGTCTTCGTCCTCCAAAAACTGACGGTAATGTGGAACAG GAACagcaaaaatga